GCGCAGATTGGATACACGCCCCGCCCGGTTGAGAGCCGGCCCGGCCGTCGTCCACGCAGTGCCGACGGTGTGTTCACCGGTCGCGTCTCGATGGTTTGGCCGCGACGTGAGGGTTACAACAACCCCGTCGCCTTGGGCATCATGCAGGGCATCGGCACTGAACTCGACGCGCTCGGCCTGGACCTAACCGTCTCCTTCGCCGACGCGGAGAACGTGGGTCAGGTGGTCGATCGTGCCGACGGGCTTCTCGCGCTCGGCTTTCTGGAAAAGGGCATGATCGACTCGCTGCGTGGCAAGCCGATCGTGTGGATCGGGTCCCACGGTCCGTTGGACTGGGGCGACCGTGTCCGCTGTGACCACGGGCAGATTGCCCGGGAATCCGTCGCTTACCTCGTCGACCAAGGCTGCGATTCGGCGATCTACGTGAATCTTGACACACCCCACCCTGCCTTTCAGCAGCGTGGCGCTTCGTTCCGCCTCGAGTGCGAACGGCTAGGCGTCCCGGTCCAAGTCGTGCAGATCAAAGGCGGCGACCCAGCCACCGATGCAGTGAAACAGTTGAGCCGACTCAAGCCTACCAGTCGAGCCGGGATGTTCGTCGCTTGTGATCGGCACCTCGCTGCACTGGATCGCGCCTGCCGGCTCACTGGGGTGACGACGTTGGCCGACCACCCGGCCATCGGCTGTGACAATGACACTTCCGCCCTGGCGGGTCTGATCCCGACACCGGCCACGTTCGATCTGCGGGCTGAACAACTCGGTCGTCTGGCCGTCCACCGACTCTCCGAGCGGATGCGCGGTAATGGCGGCGCCGGCCAAGTCACCATCACACAATCGGCCCAGCTCATCGAGCCACCGACCCATTCCGCGTAGTGATTCGCGAATAACGAGGAACACATTCATCCCGCCGATCCCGGTCGGCCCCACCTTTCCGAGGAGAAAACATGAGGAAACAAACCATCATCACCGGCGCAGCAGTCGTCGCCGCCAGCCTCTGCGTCAGTGCTACCGACGCGGCGACCGTGACCGGCGACACCTACGTCGAGATCGGCGACCTGTTCAACGCCAATGCGCCGACACAGACCCGTAACACGCAGCCATTCATCAGCGTGATCGATGATGATTCGACTCCGAACAACGCCACCGGCACCCTCGACCGTGTCGGCGTGTTGTACTTCGATCTAACGAGTGAGAGCGGCACCGGTGTCAGCAGCGGGTCGAGCCTCTCACTCACGCTCATCGAAGATGCCACCGGAGGTGCGTCTGTCGACAACCCGCTGACGCTGAGTCTCTGGGGCGTTGCCGACGGCGCGGCCGAAGACAACTTCACGAACAGTGGCTACGCGGTAACCAACACCAATGCGCTCCTGAACGCCATCGACGCCGGTGGCAACCGCGTCCGTGAGAGCAACACATTCGACCTTGATCCCGGTGCGGGAACCTCGTTCCGCGAGCTGGCGTCGATCGAGTTCACCAGTTTGGCCGGACTGACCGACGGTTCGACCATCACCTTTGCCAGCGCGGATCTCGACACGTTTGTCTCGAGCGTGACAAATGGGACGGATACCGATCTGGCCTTCCTGCTGACACTCAACAGTGGCACTTCGGCCAACGGAAACGGAAACGGTCTGTCAAACAACCAGCTCCGCTTCGACTCGCTCGAAACCGCCGGGGGAACCCCCGCCACGCTTGCAGTGGTTGTTCCCGAACCTGCCAGTGCGCTGACCGTGCTCGGCGGGCTCAGCTTGCTTGGCATGCGTCGACGCCGGGCCTGATTCAATGACTTTGTCCCGTGGCCGGGGCCTGACCGTCCCGGCCATGTCTTGCGCCCAAACACACCCCGATGAGAAGGACGCCCATGTTTGCTCGAAAAGTACGCCCCGACGCCGGCTTCACGCTGGTGGAGCTTCTGGTCGTCATCGCGATCATCTCGGTGCTGATCGCCATCTTGTTGCCGAGTTTGGCCAGGGCCCGTGCTTCGGCCCAGTCGGTCGCGTGTCTGAGCAGTCTTCGGCAGATCGGCTTCGCCGGGCTGATGTACGCGAACGACAACAACGGGACCGTGCGTGGCTGGGGATTGGTCTCCGCCGCTGATCAGGCCGCCGGCGTGGGTCCACAGAACAATCGCTGGTGGTTCGGCCTCTCGCCCTACCTGTGGGACGCGCCGACCGATCTCACCACCGCCGGCAATCGAATCGTCGAGAGCCGGTGGATGTCGGAGTCGATGCAGAAACTCAACTGCCCGGCGACCGACAACGGAGATGGCTTCGGCCTGCTCGCGGCCGATGAGGACAACCCCGGCACGTTCGAGAAGGTGGCCGGCGTGACCTACGCGGTTAACGACGTCTTCAGCAAGTATGACGATGCCGCGAATCGCCCCAGCCCGACGGTTCGCATCGTCAATGTCAAAGACTCGACCGACACGATCTACATGACCGACGGCTACGCCGTGCTGCGACCAAGCAACTTCAGCCCGCCCAACTGGGACCTTCCCGCCGCAAACTGGGCGGGGCGTGAACCCCTTGAGTATGCCCCCGGCATGTACAACGGCTTCGATGCGCAAGGCAATCCGAGCTACCCCGGTCCAAGCGCCGCCGCCGACTTCATGTACTTCCCCCACCCGGGGGTCCGGACCAACAGCGCGTTTCTCGATGGCCACGCTGAAACGCTCGACGCCACGATCGGCAACGGCATTCGCCGCACACAGCTCGACCCGTGGAACGGTGCCGCGAACGACGAAGACTAACTCGTGACGCCGGTCTGGGGCCATGACGACATCGGGCGCGTTCGGCTTTTCCGCCGACATGTCAAACTCAAAACACCGGGCCAATTCCGACTTTTCGCAGAGGGTGTCTACCACGTCTGGCTCAACGGCGAGTTTCTCGGCCGCGGGCCGGTGCCACATCATCCGGACGAGTTGTTGTATGACACGTACGACCTGCCGGCCGGTGACCATGTCGTCACTGTCCTTGTGTATGTGCCGGGCGTATCGACGCTGAGCTACGTGCCAACAGGTCGGCCGGGGTTGTGGTCGGAGATACTCGTCGACGGCGAAGCCACGCCGGGAACGTGGAAAACGACTGGACGAACCGGCTATGGGTCTGACGTTCCCCGCCGCACGTTGCTGCTCGGCCATGTCGAACACTTGGACCTTGCGGCTCACCCGGTCGGCTGGGAAGAACCGACCTTCAACGACACGACTTGGTCGACTGCGGAACCAATCGAACCGCCGCCGTATCTCAGGCCCCCCGAGTCGCGACCGGTGCCGATGCTGCGACACGAGTCGGTGTGGGCCAATCACATCGGCACGTTCGCA
The sequence above is drawn from the Planctomycetota bacterium genome and encodes:
- a CDS encoding LacI family DNA-binding transcriptional regulator; protein product: MTRRRSQRMSITEVAKVAGVSHATVSNVINNRPSVSPKTVKAVRQAMAQIGYTPRPVESRPGRRPRSADGVFTGRVSMVWPRREGYNNPVALGIMQGIGTELDALGLDLTVSFADAENVGQVVDRADGLLALGFLEKGMIDSLRGKPIVWIGSHGPLDWGDRVRCDHGQIARESVAYLVDQGCDSAIYVNLDTPHPAFQQRGASFRLECERLGVPVQVVQIKGGDPATDAVKQLSRLKPTSRAGMFVACDRHLAALDRACRLTGVTTLADHPAIGCDNDTSALAGLIPTPATFDLRAEQLGRLAVHRLSERMRGNGGAGQVTITQSAQLIEPPTHSA
- a CDS encoding type II secretion system protein codes for the protein MFARKVRPDAGFTLVELLVVIAIISVLIAILLPSLARARASAQSVACLSSLRQIGFAGLMYANDNNGTVRGWGLVSAADQAAGVGPQNNRWWFGLSPYLWDAPTDLTTAGNRIVESRWMSESMQKLNCPATDNGDGFGLLAADEDNPGTFEKVAGVTYAVNDVFSKYDDAANRPSPTVRIVNVKDSTDTIYMTDGYAVLRPSNFSPPNWDLPAANWAGREPLEYAPGMYNGFDAQGNPSYPGPSAAADFMYFPHPGVRTNSAFLDGHAETLDATIGNGIRRTQLDPWNGAANDED